One part of the Bacillota bacterium genome encodes these proteins:
- a CDS encoding cation transporter, producing the protein MSEQRYKEGLRVTWIGMFINVLLMALKAVAGIIAGSTAMVADAFHSASDIAGSVVVLGGLKLASQPPDAGHHYGHAKLESVVAKLIAILLILTGAGIGWSAIGVLRTGDYSAPGTLALYAAVLSIVFKEGMYQYTIRVGKRIRSSAVIADAWHHRTDGLSSVAALIGVGGAILGYPFLDPVAGLVVAAMIGYSGIRIYIDAVRELIDTAPDKETVQKIGDTALSVEGVRSVHEVKARFNGPRILVDLKLCVDPEITVQRGHDIGKLAKEKIIDTVEEVEDVLVHVNPCDKEGEAYTPFECKLCGNRERLGWQHNFVPGEKEGER; encoded by the coding sequence ATGTCTGAACAAAGGTATAAAGAAGGACTGCGGGTCACCTGGATTGGCATGTTCATCAACGTCCTGTTGATGGCCCTAAAGGCCGTTGCCGGCATCATTGCCGGTAGTACTGCCATGGTTGCCGACGCTTTTCACTCCGCTTCGGATATCGCCGGCAGTGTTGTCGTGCTTGGCGGTTTGAAACTGGCCAGTCAGCCCCCGGATGCCGGACACCATTACGGCCATGCCAAGCTTGAATCAGTGGTGGCAAAGCTGATTGCAATTCTCTTAATCCTCACCGGCGCCGGCATCGGCTGGTCTGCCATCGGGGTGTTGCGCACTGGCGATTACTCGGCGCCTGGAACATTGGCTTTGTACGCGGCAGTGCTTTCGATAGTATTCAAAGAAGGAATGTACCAGTACACAATCCGGGTAGGTAAGCGAATCCGTTCCAGTGCCGTTATTGCCGACGCCTGGCATCATCGTACCGACGGGTTGTCCTCGGTGGCCGCCTTGATTGGAGTTGGCGGAGCAATTCTTGGTTACCCGTTCCTGGATCCGGTGGCCGGCCTGGTAGTGGCTGCGATGATTGGCTACAGCGGTATCCGCATTTACATAGACGCCGTCCGGGAGCTGATCGATACCGCCCCGGATAAAGAAACGGTGCAGAAAATCGGGGACACTGCCCTCTCAGTGGAAGGGGTGCGCAGCGTCCACGAGGTGAAGGCCCGTTTCAACGGTCCGCGAATCCTGGTTGATTTAAAGCTCTGTGTTGATCCTGAGATTACTGTCCAGCGCGGCCATGACATCGGGAAGTTGGCCAAGGAAAAAATTATCGACACAGTGGAAGAGGTTGAAGATGTGTTGGTGCACGTCAATCCCTGTGACAAGGAGGGTGAAGCTTACACCCCTTTTGAATGTAAGTTATGTGGGAACCGGGAGCGCTTGGGCTGGCAGCACAATTTTGTTCCCGGAGAAAAGGAGGGAGAGCGATGA
- a CDS encoding SAM-dependent methyltransferase, with protein sequence MDYVILVLPNHNRVYREQAPSLAIEELAALNQYVFTGQLSDIRQEQVGGLDCIAFSGPELEPWQLEYVRTLSFCFGCFQREGELLRPIDLPGEDYFPDDLLTILKYSGKTNEAFTALLYNVTLWAGAFGDRFFERLRILDPVCGRGTTLYYALTRGHDADGLELAKADVQVIDQFLSRYLQEHRYKHQIQRGRVTRPQGGTGRRITAQGAKSKEELKANPFSLNVINDDTVNVNNHFARGTYHALVADLPYGVQHGGSGTGRGHISAGALLSRALPVWTKVLKKGGTVGVSWNVNATPRSAIVTELEAAGLELVPGLEGFEHRVDQAVRRDLAVARKR encoded by the coding sequence ATGGACTATGTAATTCTGGTTTTACCGAATCATAACCGGGTCTATCGGGAGCAGGCGCCGAGTCTGGCTATAGAAGAGCTGGCGGCGTTGAATCAATATGTGTTTACAGGCCAGCTGTCGGATATTCGTCAGGAGCAGGTGGGCGGACTGGACTGTATTGCCTTCTCCGGGCCGGAATTGGAGCCGTGGCAATTGGAATATGTTCGCACTTTATCCTTTTGTTTTGGCTGCTTTCAGCGCGAAGGGGAACTGCTGCGTCCGATTGACCTGCCCGGTGAAGACTACTTCCCCGATGACCTGTTGACGATACTCAAATATTCCGGCAAGACCAACGAGGCCTTCACGGCTCTGCTCTATAACGTAACCTTATGGGCTGGCGCATTTGGCGACCGGTTCTTTGAGCGTTTGCGGATCCTTGACCCGGTATGTGGTCGCGGTACCACCCTCTACTATGCCCTCACCCGGGGCCATGATGCCGACGGTTTGGAGCTGGCAAAAGCGGATGTACAGGTGATTGACCAGTTCCTCAGCCGTTATTTACAGGAGCACCGTTACAAGCATCAGATTCAGCGGGGCCGCGTCACCCGCCCCCAGGGCGGTACCGGACGCAGGATTACCGCCCAGGGCGCCAAAAGCAAGGAGGAGTTGAAGGCCAACCCTTTCTCCCTGAATGTGATTAATGACGACACCGTGAATGTGAACAATCACTTTGCCCGAGGCACGTACCACGCGCTGGTGGCTGACTTGCCCTACGGCGTGCAGCACGGCGGCAGCGGCACCGGGCGCGGACACATCAGCGCCGGGGCCTTGCTTTCCCGGGCGCTTCCCGTGTGGACCAAGGTGCTGAAAAAGGGCGGCACTGTTGGGGTGTCCTGGAATGTCAATGCTACCCCCCGCAGCGCGATTGTCACCGAACTGGAAGCTGCCGGCTTAGAACTGGTTCCGGGCCTGGAAGGGTTTGAACACCGGGTTGACCAGGCGGTGCGTCGGGATTTGGCGGTGGCTCGAAAGCGATGA
- a CDS encoding methyltransferase domain-containing protein, with protein MKQLLAHLAACTVLQQFQVEIASPEQVLALVDGNYSALPPVVAGQAAAALTPFDSQGDLACAEIALAMWQKGPKNLGGQYQALRDREHKKRLGQVFTPPATVEAVLDLAPGSLKPKSICDPACGAGDFLLSAARRWPEANLSGTDLDPLALAVAASRLALHGFSADLTVADALKLPVDKPGWEASVDLVVGNPPWGGKVLRPQGFDIEAATRANACTWFIELAHWLLKKDGELLFLLPEALLKVHGFAGAREWFIDRFALRRLIYMPNVFSGYYAPAVALEATKGGIQEKVTVGYSGRSGEPIRTYNILPATACRRERININYDSHLEQIWLRCSNGAVFLQEGDLGRDLPAGEAVVDFSLGIVTGDNRRFVTAERQTAAQLPLLTAADVRRFAIAPARNWLAYDPKVLQQVAPLKKYQAPAKLIYKFISRELVCAVDRSGALVLNSLNIALPLRLPFSLDYLAALLNSRLLNTLYMYRFFTGKVLTRNLKQLPLKIPAPPEEEALLAKVRAGKLAEADDFVEELYCLSEAEKKHLALMRDQLQTVFFV; from the coding sequence ATGAAACAGCTTTTGGCTCATCTGGCTGCCTGTACTGTGCTGCAGCAGTTTCAGGTTGAAATTGCCAGTCCGGAGCAGGTGTTGGCATTGGTGGATGGTAATTATTCGGCGCTGCCACCTGTGGTGGCTGGACAGGCTGCAGCCGCTTTGACGCCGTTCGATAGCCAAGGGGATTTGGCCTGCGCCGAAATCGCCCTGGCAATGTGGCAGAAAGGCCCCAAAAATCTCGGTGGGCAGTATCAGGCGCTTCGCGATCGGGAGCATAAAAAGCGTCTGGGGCAGGTGTTTACACCGCCGGCCACAGTCGAAGCTGTGTTGGATTTAGCGCCTGGGAGCTTAAAGCCCAAGTCGATATGCGACCCGGCCTGCGGAGCCGGCGATTTTTTGCTTTCCGCTGCTCGGCGTTGGCCCGAGGCAAATTTGAGCGGAACAGATCTGGACCCGCTGGCGTTGGCCGTGGCTGCCAGCCGGCTGGCGCTGCATGGGTTTTCTGCTGATTTGACGGTTGCCGATGCCTTAAAACTGCCGGTGGACAAGCCCGGCTGGGAAGCCAGTGTCGATTTGGTGGTGGGAAATCCGCCCTGGGGAGGGAAGGTGCTGAGGCCCCAGGGTTTTGATATTGAAGCTGCCACCCGGGCCAACGCTTGTACTTGGTTTATCGAGCTGGCCCATTGGCTGCTGAAAAAGGATGGAGAGCTGCTCTTTCTGCTTCCCGAAGCCCTGCTCAAGGTGCATGGCTTTGCCGGGGCCCGGGAATGGTTTATTGATCGTTTTGCCCTGAGAAGACTTATTTACATGCCCAATGTGTTCAGCGGCTATTACGCGCCGGCGGTGGCCCTAGAGGCGACAAAAGGCGGTATTCAGGAAAAAGTTACGGTGGGCTACAGCGGGCGCAGCGGTGAACCGATTCGGACTTATAATATCCTCCCGGCGACAGCCTGTCGGCGGGAGCGGATAAATATTAATTATGACTCTCATCTTGAACAGATTTGGCTGCGCTGCTCTAACGGGGCAGTTTTTCTCCAGGAAGGAGACTTGGGGCGGGATTTACCTGCCGGTGAAGCGGTGGTGGATTTCTCTTTGGGCATTGTCACCGGCGACAATCGCCGCTTTGTCACCGCCGAGCGGCAAACTGCCGCACAGCTGCCGCTGCTGACGGCCGCCGATGTCCGGCGATTTGCGATTGCCCCTGCCCGGAACTGGCTCGCTTATGACCCCAAAGTATTGCAACAGGTGGCGCCACTGAAAAAATATCAAGCGCCGGCGAAGCTAATCTACAAATTTATTTCCCGGGAATTAGTCTGCGCTGTGGACAGAAGCGGCGCCCTGGTCCTGAACAGTTTGAACATCGCGCTGCCCCTCCGATTACCCTTTTCCCTGGATTACCTGGCCGCGCTCCTCAACAGCCGGCTGTTGAATACCTTATATATGTACCGGTTTTTTACCGGCAAGGTGTTAACCCGGAATCTTAAGCAGTTGCCACTCAAAATACCCGCTCCCCCAGAGGAAGAAGCGCTGCTGGCTAAGGTGAGGGCAGGGAAACTTGCGGAAGCTGATGACTTTGTGGAGGAGCTTTATTGTCTGAGCGAAGCGGAAAAGAAGCACCTGGCGCTGATGCGCGATCAATTGCAAACAGTCTTCTTTGTTTAG